In one Mycobacteroides chelonae genomic region, the following are encoded:
- a CDS encoding DUF3349 domain-containing protein, which produces MTSTSIIGSILSWLSAGYPEGVPPTDRFPLLALLRRTLTEEQVKEVVAKLTDPQSSAQIDGVVSQDEIEKFITDVTKDEPTAQDISRVASRLAAGGWPLAGVDSTALNA; this is translated from the coding sequence GTGACGAGCACATCGATTATCGGTTCGATCCTGTCTTGGCTGTCTGCGGGATACCCCGAGGGAGTACCCCCCACGGATCGGTTTCCACTGTTGGCGCTGTTGCGCCGCACGCTGACCGAAGAGCAGGTCAAGGAAGTCGTCGCCAAGCTGACCGACCCCCAGTCGTCTGCACAGATCGACGGTGTGGTGAGTCAGGACGAGATCGAGAAGTTCATCACGGACGTGACGAAGGATGAGCCGACCGCTCAAGACATTTCGCGGGTGGCCTCGCGCTTGGCCGCAGGTGGCTGGCCGCTTGCCGGCGTGGACTCCACCGCGCTCAACGCGTAA
- the nrdF gene encoding class 1b ribonucleoside-diphosphate reductase subunit beta — protein sequence MKLVSRVSAINWNRVPDEKDAEVWDRLTGNFWLPEKVPVSNDIPSWNTLTDFEKQLTMRVFTGLTLLDTIQGTVGAVSLIPDAITPHEEAVYTNIAFMESVHAKSYSSIFSTLCSTREIDDAFRWSEENPNLQRKAEIVMQYYRGDEPLKRKVASTLLESFLFYSGFYLPMYWSSRAKLTNTADMIRLIIRDEAVHGYYIGYKFQKGLERVDEATRAEIKEYTYDLLYELYENETDYTEDLYDEVGLTEDVKKFLRYNANKALMNLGYEALFPREETDVNPAILSALSPNADENHDFFSGSGSSYVIGKAVNTEDEDWDF from the coding sequence CTGAAGCTGGTCAGCCGCGTCTCGGCGATCAACTGGAACCGGGTTCCCGATGAGAAGGATGCCGAGGTCTGGGACCGGCTTACCGGTAACTTCTGGCTTCCCGAAAAGGTGCCGGTATCTAACGACATTCCGTCGTGGAACACCCTCACCGATTTCGAAAAACAGTTGACCATGCGGGTTTTCACGGGCCTGACGCTGCTGGACACGATTCAGGGCACCGTGGGAGCGGTCAGCCTGATCCCCGATGCGATCACTCCGCACGAGGAGGCGGTGTACACCAACATCGCGTTCATGGAGTCGGTGCACGCCAAGAGCTACAGCTCGATCTTCTCGACGCTGTGCTCCACGCGCGAGATCGATGACGCGTTCCGCTGGTCGGAGGAGAACCCGAACCTGCAACGCAAGGCCGAGATCGTCATGCAGTACTACCGGGGCGACGAGCCGCTCAAGCGCAAGGTTGCCTCGACCTTGCTGGAGAGCTTCCTGTTCTACTCGGGCTTCTACCTTCCGATGTACTGGTCGAGCCGAGCCAAGCTCACCAACACCGCCGACATGATCCGCCTCATCATTCGTGACGAGGCGGTGCACGGGTACTACATCGGCTACAAGTTCCAGAAGGGTCTGGAGCGCGTCGATGAGGCCACCCGCGCCGAGATCAAGGAGTACACCTACGACCTGCTCTACGAACTGTACGAGAACGAAACCGATTACACCGAAGACCTTTACGACGAGGTCGGGCTCACCGAGGACGTCAAGAAGTTCCTGCGCTACAACGCGAACAAGGCCCTGATGAACCTGGGTTATGAGGCGCTGTTCCCGCGCGAGGAGACCGACGTGAACCCGGCGATCCTTTCGGCGCTGTCACCGAACGCCGACGAGAACCACGACTTCTTCTCCGGGTCCGGTTCCTCGTACGTCATCGGCAAGGCAGTGAACACCGAAGACGAGGACTGGGACTTCTAG
- a CDS encoding SDR family oxidoreductase, which produces MDKITGKNIAITGAARGIGYATATALLRRGARVVIGDRDVEALGAAVEGLKEEGNVDAHPVDVTDPTSFKRFLEAAGAGGPVDVLINNAGVMPIGPFLSTSDGAIRSMLEVNLYGVINGCRLALPEMVARRGGQIVNIASVAGLMAAPGMAVYNASKFGVVGLSRALSDEFEPQGVQVSAVLPTFTNTELIAGTDSTGAQKPVEPEDIAAAVVRIIEKPRVQVTVPKPLGAVTTIVNSLPTKVRRFMSKKTGTDRVFLDIDTNARSAYENRAGSSLGVTKPDGE; this is translated from the coding sequence ATGGACAAAATCACGGGTAAGAACATCGCCATTACCGGTGCCGCGCGCGGTATCGGCTACGCCACCGCCACCGCCCTGCTGCGGCGCGGCGCCCGCGTGGTGATCGGCGACCGTGATGTTGAGGCACTCGGCGCGGCCGTCGAGGGCCTCAAAGAAGAAGGCAATGTCGACGCCCACCCCGTGGACGTGACCGACCCCACCTCGTTCAAGCGTTTTCTGGAGGCAGCCGGTGCCGGCGGACCTGTCGATGTGCTCATCAACAACGCGGGTGTCATGCCGATCGGACCATTCCTGTCCACGAGCGACGGCGCGATTCGGTCGATGCTGGAGGTGAATCTGTACGGCGTCATCAACGGCTGTCGCCTGGCACTTCCCGAGATGGTGGCGCGTCGCGGCGGTCAGATCGTCAACATCGCCTCGGTGGCCGGTTTGATGGCGGCCCCCGGCATGGCCGTCTACAACGCGTCCAAGTTCGGTGTTGTCGGGCTGTCCCGCGCGCTGAGCGACGAGTTCGAGCCACAAGGGGTCCAGGTCAGCGCCGTACTGCCGACGTTTACCAACACCGAGTTGATCGCAGGCACCGATTCGACCGGCGCCCAGAAACCCGTCGAACCCGAAGACATCGCCGCGGCCGTGGTGCGCATCATCGAGAAACCGCGCGTGCAGGTCACCGTCCCCAAGCCACTCGGTGCCGTCACCACGATCGTCAACTCCCTGCCCACCAAGGTCCGCCGGTTCATGAGCAAAAAGACCGGAACCGATCGCGTGTTCCTCGATATCGACACCAACGCACGCAGCGCATACGAGAACCGTGCGGGTTCGAGCCTGGGCGTGACCAAGCCCGACGGCGAATAG
- a CDS encoding geranylgeranyl reductase family protein — translation MSEKHYDIAVVGGGPAGSSAAWQAARTGASVVLVDKAEFPRDKPCGDGLTARAVSYLQKMGLAHEVAQFHRVDGVRVDSGSVWELTFPKRPGMPDHGHVVRRPELDTLLLKHAESAGVEVRQSTEAVAPIGDGDLVKGIEVKTANGSRETISADAVIVADGAYSPIKRAMNLDSEVKGYTAIAIRAEMEANREDSNMLDIDLRLHHNNDALIGYGWVFPLGAGRINIGIGYVNSYKKWQDVNAAQVLDTYMKKLPREWELPDLAELRKNKGVRAWRLPMGFTAWPPWRPGVLFAGDALGAGKPVSGAGISKALESGLAAGECAVAALQNAGPQDFTNYQQRMNDAWGREYRRGRIMHRALGNPWLCDKGIKLMDNATFRDNMLKALYKRAQGPGHKH, via the coding sequence GTGAGCGAGAAGCACTACGACATTGCGGTAGTCGGCGGAGGCCCGGCCGGGTCATCCGCGGCCTGGCAAGCCGCCCGTACCGGCGCCAGCGTGGTTCTCGTCGACAAGGCCGAGTTCCCGCGGGATAAGCCCTGCGGCGACGGCCTGACCGCCCGTGCGGTGAGCTACCTACAGAAAATGGGCCTGGCCCATGAGGTCGCCCAGTTCCATCGCGTCGATGGTGTGCGCGTGGACAGCGGCAGCGTCTGGGAACTCACCTTCCCCAAGCGTCCCGGTATGCCCGATCACGGACATGTGGTGCGCCGCCCTGAGCTGGACACCCTGCTGCTCAAGCACGCCGAGTCCGCAGGCGTGGAAGTGCGCCAGTCCACCGAGGCAGTGGCCCCAATCGGCGACGGCGACCTGGTCAAGGGCATCGAAGTCAAAACCGCGAATGGATCTCGCGAGACCATCTCGGCCGACGCGGTGATTGTCGCCGACGGCGCCTACTCCCCCATCAAGCGCGCGATGAACCTCGACTCCGAGGTCAAGGGATACACCGCGATTGCGATCCGGGCCGAGATGGAAGCCAACCGCGAAGACTCCAACATGCTCGACATCGACCTGCGACTGCACCACAACAACGACGCGTTGATCGGATACGGCTGGGTTTTCCCACTCGGCGCCGGACGCATCAACATCGGCATCGGGTACGTCAACAGCTACAAGAAGTGGCAGGACGTCAACGCCGCGCAGGTGCTCGACACCTACATGAAGAAGCTGCCCAGGGAGTGGGAGCTACCCGACCTGGCCGAGCTGCGCAAGAACAAGGGTGTGCGCGCCTGGCGCCTGCCCATGGGATTCACCGCGTGGCCGCCCTGGCGTCCCGGCGTGCTGTTCGCCGGCGACGCGCTGGGCGCGGGTAAGCCGGTCAGTGGCGCCGGCATCTCCAAGGCGCTCGAATCCGGTTTGGCGGCAGGCGAATGCGCGGTGGCGGCGTTGCAGAACGCCGGGCCACAGGACTTCACCAACTACCAGCAGCGGATGAACGACGCCTGGGGCCGGGAGTACCGCCGCGGGCGGATCATGCACCGCGCGCTGGGCAATCCGTGGCTGTGCGACAAGGGCATCAAGCTGATGGACAACGCGACCTTCCGCGACAACATGCTCAAGGCCTTGTACAAGCGGGCTCAAGGCCCCGGTCACAAGC